The following coding sequences lie in one Haladaptatus sp. DJG-WS-42 genomic window:
- a CDS encoding alkaline phosphatase family protein — protein sequence MRQDDVAADLLDHFSEDGFLFPDYNGFCFANVPDTILSLFDAPTRRTLPNDVFTGIKTDADHVVVVLVDGFGYEQWTRDQHKYDFLDTLAKQGTVTPLTSTYPSETAAAITTVSTGTQPVEHGLLGWFQYYEELAQVLLTLPFSTLDGDYVPENFDGLDGRFLFSSPEQTVYERARDAGVSPHVVMPERISRSEHSKLAMAGASVSGYGDLAHMGRLIRKTLQSADGSSYTYAYIPHVDAVSHQHGTESPEYEKMVSKVTGHIQRELVERVAPAVAENTLLVVTADHGHLDTDPETNVALDTIDGLSDHLKRGPDGEPIPAVGSGRNLQFHVRDGHVEALRDLLEAELDVKTFDREEYTARGLFGDREPSAHFEAHAPDLVAVPRDKLVWYNDGELDQIGSHGGLSPEEMLCPFAVCRLASLQ from the coding sequence ATGCGACAGGACGACGTTGCCGCCGACCTTCTCGACCACTTCTCGGAAGATGGTTTTCTCTTCCCCGACTACAACGGATTTTGCTTCGCAAACGTTCCTGATACGATTCTCTCGCTTTTCGATGCCCCGACGCGGCGCACCCTTCCAAATGATGTATTCACTGGCATCAAAACCGACGCAGACCACGTCGTCGTGGTGCTCGTAGACGGCTTTGGCTACGAGCAGTGGACGCGCGACCAGCACAAATACGACTTTCTCGACACGCTCGCAAAACAGGGCACGGTGACGCCGCTCACCTCCACGTACCCCTCTGAGACCGCTGCCGCCATCACGACCGTCTCGACGGGAACCCAGCCGGTCGAACATGGCTTACTCGGGTGGTTCCAGTACTACGAGGAACTGGCACAAGTTCTCCTGACGCTTCCGTTTTCGACTCTCGATGGCGACTATGTGCCCGAGAACTTCGACGGACTTGACGGCCGCTTCCTCTTTTCGTCGCCCGAGCAGACGGTGTACGAGCGCGCCCGCGATGCGGGTGTCTCCCCGCACGTCGTCATGCCAGAGCGCATCTCCCGCTCCGAACACTCGAAACTCGCTATGGCTGGCGCGAGTGTGTCGGGGTACGGTGACCTCGCACACATGGGCCGTCTCATTCGGAAAACACTCCAGTCGGCGGACGGGTCGAGTTACACTTACGCCTACATCCCGCACGTGGACGCCGTCTCGCACCAGCACGGCACGGAATCACCTGAGTACGAGAAGATGGTCTCGAAAGTTACGGGGCACATCCAACGCGAACTCGTCGAACGGGTAGCCCCCGCAGTCGCTGAAAACACGCTCCTCGTCGTCACCGCAGACCACGGGCATCTCGACACCGACCCTGAAACGAACGTTGCCCTCGACACCATCGACGGACTCAGCGACCACCTGAAACGCGGCCCCGACGGCGAGCCAATCCCTGCGGTCGGCAGCGGGCGGAATCTCCAGTTCCACGTCCGCGACGGCCACGTTGAAGCACTGCGCGACCTGCTCGAAGCCGAACTGGATGTGAAAACGTTCGACCGCGAGGAGTACACGGCGCGGGGGTTGTTCGGTGACCGCGAGCCATCGGCGCACTTCGAAGCGCACGCCCCCGACCTCGTGGCCGTTCCACGCGACAAACTCGTCTGGTACAACGACGGCGAACTCGACCAAATCGGCTCACACGGCGGGTTGAGTCCCGAAGAAATGCTGTGTCCGTTTGCGGTTTGCCGCCTCGCTTCCCTCCAGTAA